The Rhopalosiphum maidis isolate BTI-1 chromosome 1, ASM367621v3, whole genome shotgun sequence genome has a segment encoding these proteins:
- the LOC113559719 gene encoding uncharacterized protein LOC113559719, whose amino-acid sequence MSSSYLWVVCALLVGVVCRASAANSPTKMYTGYKLNPTSLRMIYYHDQTIAIVEIGEGKALLNCELVEIYNDEEGKEMLKNLTRINKPLRITLDQMMKLIGQCDLLDPHQVNPEEVKLHARGVTSGDEMNSNGVPTTTSSSLYSGILPGTKWCGSGDLATTFFDLGPEVKLDMCCRTHDLCPSKVRSYATRYNVTNNSMYTKSHCICDKTFYNCLKKAKHSTGDLMGTIYFNILRVPCVDERNGKTVFKLPPTY is encoded by the exons ATGTCTTCGTCGTACTTGTGGGTGGTTTGCGCCCTGCTGGTCGGCGTCGTCTGCAGAGCCTCCGCTGCGAACAGCCCGACTAAAATGTACACGGGATACAAGCTGAATCCAACGTCTCTGCGCATGATTTACTACCATGACCAGACCATAGCCATTGTTGAAATTGGCGAAGGTAAAGCTCTCCTCAACTGCGAGCTCGTCGAAATATA taatGACGAAGAAGGCAaagaaatgttgaaaaatCTAACAAGAATCAATAAACCATTGCGAATCACTCTAGACCAAATGATGAAACTAATTGGCCAATGCGATCTGTTGGATCCACACCAAGTTAATCCTGAAGAGGTGAAGTTGCACGCACGCGGTGTTACCAGTGGTGACGAAATGAACTCAAACGGCGTTCCGACGACTACCTCCAGTTCGCTGTACTCGGGAATACTACCAG gtacaaaaTGGTGTGGCAGTGGAGATCTTGctacaacattttttgatttggGACCAGAGGTCAAATTGGATATGTGTTGTAGAACTCATGATTTGTGCCCATCCAAAGTCAGATCGTATGCCACCAGATATAACGTCACTAATAATTCCATGTACACAAA atCACATTGCATTTGTGATAAGACATTTTACAACTGTCTGAAAAAGGCCAAACATTCTACCGGAGATCTTATGGGAACTATATACTTCAATATACTTCGTGTGCCATGTGTGGATGAAAGGAATGGaaaaacagtatttaaattaccaccaacatattaa